GGTCTTGTAGAAATAATCGTTGGCTTTCGTGGTGATGAATACGAGAGGCTTTCCGTCGTAGGACGAGGCCTTCAGATATTCCGCCGCCTTTTTGAGGTCGGGCTTGTTGTATTTTCCAAGGCTCTCGCTCGTCCACCAGCGGCTGCTCTTCGGCATGAGCCCAGGGTTGAGGTAATAGAGCGATTTATCTCCCTGCGCGGCCAGCATCAGCTCATTCATGTCAAGGCAGGCCAGGATCGCGTTTCTCAGGTTGACGTCAGTGGCGCGCCCCTTCTTGCAGTTGAACATCGCGCATGGCATGATACCGAGGTCCACCGTCTCGACCTTAAGTTTCGGATCTTTCTTTAAAACCTCAAGCATGTTTGAGGGGACGCCGAGGCCGATATGATATTCTCCGGTCTGTACCCCGGTGATCCTCGCCGTCTTGTCGGAGACGGGGTAGAAGAGGATTTCGTCGGTATAGCCGTGTTTTGTCCCGGCGAGGCCGGAGGCCTTCGTCTCAAAGGGAACGTATCCGGCAAACTTCTTGAGCGTGATGAAGCGGCCCGACTGATGATCTTTGAACTGGTAAGGGCCGGTGCCGATGAGGTCCTTATTTTCAACCTGGGCTGAGGCGTATTTCTCGCAGATATTCTTCGGCATGATATAAAGCCCTCTGTCCCACGAAGACATGAAGGTCAGGGCGAGAGGCGTCGGTTTGCTGAAGGTAAATACAAGCTTATCGCCGGCGACGCGCATCTCTTTCAGATTGGCCGCGACCTGCGTCTTGGCGGCGTTGACGTTGGCGAGCCAGCGGACCGCCGAGGCTTCCACGTCTTTGATCGTAACTTCCTTATTATTCTGGAACTTCACGCCTTTTCTGACGGCGAGTTCGACGGTCTGCCCCTTGTCTTTAACGGTATAGGTGCAGACGCAGGGATAAATGGCTCCCTTGGCGTCGGCGGCAACCGCCGTTTCAAAGATATGAGCCGCCGGTATCTGCCCGGGCTCGCTGCTCTCAAATATAGGATCAAGCGACGGCGGGTCTGAATTGATCGTAGTCTTCAGCTTGCCTCCGTATACGGGGGCGTCCCCCGCCGATGCCGCCGAGACCGCCATAAACATGGCGAGCACCAGCAGCGATACAAAAAAAACAGCACTCTTACCTTTCATCATAACTCCTCCTCAGTTTTTATATATTACCTGGCGGAACATTAAATTGATGCCGTTTTCATACAATTTCATATTAAAAATTTATTCTATTTAACCGGCTTTGCCTCTTATGTTTGTTTTATTATAGGTATGTGCTAATATATGTCTAATATTTATTTGTTATCGCCTCTATAACTTTTAGTTTCGCAGTCTTTGGAGGATAGGCTTTGGACATAAACAGGTATATCTACATAAGCGCCGTCGCCGCGCTGCAAAATCTCACAAAGGCGGCGGAGGAACTTCATATATCCCAGCCCGCGCTGACGAAAGCCATCCGCAGGACAGAGGAAGAGACCGGCGTGCAGCTCTTTGAACGCAGGTCAAATTCCCTGCGCCTCACCTACGCCGGCGAGCGCTTCCTCAACGGGGCAAAAAATCTCATCGAGGCGAAAAATATGCTTGACAGGGAGATGCTCCAGATCGCCTCGGGACAGCGGGGCAAAATATCCCTGGGCATCCATCCCGAAATAGCCGCCTCATGGCTCCCCAAGATGCTGCCGGAGTTCGCCGTGAGATATCCCGACATCGAAATAGAGATAATCGAGGCCACCAGTGAACACTTCGCCGCCAAGATCCTCGACGGCACGATGGATTTCTGTATATATACGCTGCCGGTATATTCGGACGAGCTTGACTATGAAATACTCGGAGAGACGCCGATACTGCTCGTATCTTCGGAAACACACCCCTTCGCTAAGGATATCGCTCTCGCGGAAAACAGCCCCAATAAGCCCTTCCTGCTGGACCCGCAAAGAATGAACGGCGAGCGTTTCCTGACGATCACGAAGGGCCGCGGCATGCAATATGTGGGCAAGCAGATATTCGAGAAACACGGCATAAAGGTCAACGTGGTACTGCGCCTGGAAAGCAGCAACGCCGTCAGCCAGCTTGCGGCATCAGGCTTCGGAATGTGCTTCGCCACCTTCAAAACCTGCGAGGAATTAAAGATGAAGGCTGACCTCAATCCCGTCTTCTACACGCTCGACAACCCCGTATATACGAGAAAGACGATGATCGCCTATAAAAAGGGCTGCCGCCTCTCCCTTCCGGCAAGGACCATGATCGAAATGGTCAAGCGGGCCGGGAGACAAAGGCCCCAAAGGATCATCAACGTCGACCGCGGCGAAAAAAGCGCAATATAGCACCGTCACGGCCCCCAAACAAAGCCAGCGTCTGCGGAAGAAAAGCCCTCCATGAAAATATCCCCCGGCTGTCACTGCATCCGGGGGATAAAATTATTGAAGGTATCTCTTACTTCTTAAGTTATTACGCGCGGGAGCGCGGTATTATTTCTTTCCCGTGCTGCCGAAGCCTCCGGCGGCTCGCTCCGTCTCTCCGAGTTCCGGCGCGGCTTCAAGCTCCGCGCGCGTCACGGCGGCGAAGACTATCTGCGCGATGCGGTCGCCCGGCTCGATCGTAAAGTCTTCTTTGCCGAAGTTCGCAAGGATGACGCGTATCTCGCCGCGGTAATCCGAATCGATCGTGCCGGGGGTGTTGAGCACCGTCACACCGTGCTTGAGAGCGAGGCCGCTGCGCGGGCGCACCTGCGCCTCGCAGCCCTCCGGCATCTCAAGGTAGAGCCCCGTCCCCACACAGCCGCGTTCGCCGGCTTTTATCACTGCGGCTTCATTGGCGCGGATGTCCATCCCGGACGAGCCGGGAGTCGCGTAGGCGGGAAGGGAGACTCCATCGGCCGCCTTGACTTTTACGGATATCTTTTCCATTTTTATTTTAGTTCTTGCGGTCTCTCTCGAAACGGCGCGCCGGGCGGCCCTGTCCGTCGCCGTCGCCGCGCGGACGGTCATGTCTGCGGTCTCCGCGGTCACGATCTCCCCTGTCGCGGTCTCCGCGGTCGCGTCCGCCGCCGTCACGGCGTTCTCCGCCGCCCTTCGGGAACTGCGAGTATCTCTCTTCGCGCTCCTTTTCCACCGGCACCTGCTCCGCAAATTCAGGATCTAGGGCAAGCTCGTCGAGCTTATCGAGGATGCGCTTGCGGCTGAGGTTGACGCGGTGCATGTCGTCTATCTCCTTCACCGTCACGAGCACCCTGTCGCCGATCTCAAAGGCGTCCTCCAGCGTCGGCACACGATAGTTGCTGATCTCGCTGACGTGGAGCAGCCCCTCTTTGCCGGGCAGGACTTCGATGAAGACGCCGAAGGAGAGCATCCTCGTCACGGTGCCGACGAAGGTCTCGCCCGCCTCAACTTCACGGACGATGTCTTTTATGATCTTAACGGCCATCTGGGCCGCGTCGTCGTTGACCGCCGCGACGCTGACTCTGCCGCTGTCCTCGACGTCGACCTTGGCGCCGGTCTGCTGGACTATGCCGCGGATCGTCTTTCCGCCGGAGCCGATGACGTCGCGGATCTTTTCAGGATCGATATTGAAGGTGACGATCTTCGGAGCCGTCGGCGAGAGTTCGGGGCGCGGGGCCGCGATCGCGGCGTCCATTATGTCCAATATCTGGAAACGTCCCTTCTTTGCCTGCGAGAGGGCCTCCGTGAGTATGCCGCGGGTGATGCCGCCAGCTTTGTTGTCCATCTGCAGCGCCGTTACGCCGTCGCGCGTGCCGGCGACTTTGAAGTCCATATCGCCGTAGTGGTCTTCAAGGCCCTGAATGTCGGTGAGGATGCAAACCTGCCCGGCGTCGGCGATGAGTCCCATCGCGATGCCGGCGACGGCCTTTTTAACGGGAACGCCGGCCGCCATCATCGAAAGGCTGCCGCTGCATACGGAGGCCATCGAGCTGGAACCGTTCGATTCCAGGATATCGGAGACCTGGCGCACGACGTACGGGAATGATTCGTCATCGGGGAATACGGCGCGCAGCGAACGCTCCGCGAGCGCTCCGTGGCCTATCTCACGGCGTCCGGGACCGCGCATCGGGCGCACTTCGCCCACAGAGTACGGCGGGAAGTTGTAATGAAGGATGAATCTCTTTGACGGTTCGTCGAGCTTGAGGCCGTCCATCATCTGATCGTCCAGCCCTATCATTCCAAGGGTGGTTACTCCGAGCGACTGGGTCTCGCCGCGCGTGAAGAGCGCCGAACCGTGCGTCATCGGCAGGATGTCGATCTCGCAGGTGATCGGGCGAAGTTCGTCCATCGCGCGTCCGTCCGCGCGCTTCCTGTCTACCACGAGCAGCTTGCGGACCGCTTTCTTGACCATCTCGTCCATCAGCGAGGCGATATACTTAGCCGAGTCGGGATAGCTTTCGGCAAACCGGTCCTCGGCCTTCTGCTGGGCCGCGGCGATCGCGGCGCCGCGCGCCTGCTTCTGGTTGATCTGTACAGCCTCGTATATTTCGTCGGTGAGGTTTTCCTTCACCCAATCGTCTATTTCCTCAATTACCGCGGGCGCGGGAAGCTGTGCTTTCGGCTTGCCGATCTCGGCGACGACGCCGTCGATGAAGTCCACGATCTTGCGGACCGCTTCGTTGGCGAGCTCCATGGCGTCGACGAGCAGGTCTTCCGAGACCTCTTTCGCGCCGGCCTCGACCATCGTGATGCCGCCCCTGTGTCCGGCTACCACGAGATCCAACGTGCTGTTCGCGATGTCGGCCTCGTCCGGGTTCACGACGAGTTCTCCGTTGACGCAGCCGATGCGCACCGCCCCTATCGGGCCGTCCCAGGGGATGTCGGAGATCGCGAGCGCGAGCGAAGCGCCGTTGATGCCGAGGATGTTCGCGGGATTTTTCTGGTCTACTGACATGACGGTCGCTACGACGTGCACGTCGTTCCTCATCCATTCGGGGAAGAGGGAGCGGATCGAGCGGTCGATCATGCGTCCGCTGAGGATCGCCGTCTCGGAGGGGCGTCCCTCGCGCTTTATGAATCCGCCCGGAACTTTACCGGCGGAATAGTAACGTTCTTCGTAATCTACGAGCAGAGGGAAAAAGTCGAGTCCCTCGCGCGCCTTCTCGGCAAGCACGGTCGTCACGAGCAGCGCCGTGTCTCCATGTTTCGCGAGCAGCGCGGCGTTTGCCTGCTTCGCGAGGCGTCCCACTTCAAAGGACATCTTTTTCCCATATAAATCAAGTTCAAAAGTCTGTTTCATTTTCTTCCTCCTACCTTTTTTCCCTTTTATCTTCAACAATAGAAGGATAACACAAAAAAACAAAAAATGGCGAAAGGATATACCTTTCGCCATGCGAATCTTTGTAATTTTGCGTGATTTTGATTAGTGGCGCAGTCCGAGGCGCTGGATGAGCGTCTGATAACGCATAAAGTCCTTCTTCTTGAGGTACTGCAGAAGCTTGCGGCGCTTTCCGACCATAATGAGAAGGCCGCGGCGGCTGTGGAAGTCCTTCTTGTGCTCTTTCATGTGGGCCGTCAGCTCGCGGATACGCGCCGTGAGGACCGCCACCTGCACCTCTGTGGAACCGGTGTCCGCGTCGTGGGTCTTATACTCTTCGATTATCGACTGTTTTTTCTCTTTCTCGATCATTTCGATCACTCCATTCTGAGCCTGCTGCGCTCGATTTCCCTTAACTCAGGCAGGTATAAAGACGCCTGTCCGTGTAAAGGGCTCATGTATATTATCAGAAAGAGGCCGAAAATGGCAAGCTTTTTATTTGAGATCGCCATGTCCCGGCATATTGGCAATAGATTATTGCTCTTCGGCAAAAAATTCCATTGACTCGCCCCGCCTGTATTTATAGAATTTTATTAATCATTAACAAAATGAATCCCAATGTAAACGGAAAGGGGCAATACGGCTATGGCGAAGTACATCATGGCATTGGACGCGGGAACCACCAGCAACCGCTGCATCCTCTTCAACGAAAAGGGCGAGATCTGCAGCGTTGCGCAGAAGGAGTTCACCCAATACTATCCGCAGGCAAGCTGGGTAGAGCATGACGCGAATGAGATTTGGGCCACGCAGCTTGGCGTCGCCATCGAGGCGATGGCCAAGATCGGCGCGAGATCGACGGATATCGCCGCGATCGGCATCACGAACCAGCGCGAAACGACCGTGGTATGGGACAAGAACACCGGAGAGCCTGTCTGCCACGCCATCGTCTGGCAGTGCCGCAGGACTTCGGAGTATTGCGACAACCTTAAGGAAAAAGGGCTGGGCGACGTATTCAGGGAGAAGACGGGCCTCGTCATCGACGCCTACTTCTCCGGCACGAAGCTCCGCTGGATACTGGAGAACGTTCCCGGCGCGCGCGAACGCGCGGAAAAGGGAGAGCTGCTCTTCGGGACGATAGACACCTGGCTCATCTGGAAGCTCTCCGGCGGCAAGATCCACGTGACGGACTACTCAAACGCTTCGCGCACGCTGCTTTATAATATAAGGGAACTTAAATGGGACGACGAGATCCTCGCCGAACTCAATATCCCCAAGTGCATGCTCCCCGAGGTGAGGCCGTCGAGCGCCGTCTACGGCGAAACGGACGAGGCCCTCTTCGGAGCGCCGGTGAAGATCGCCGGCGCCGCGGGCGACCAGCAGGCGGCGCTTTTCGGCCAGGCCTGCTTCACGCCGGGCGAGGCGAAGAATACCTACGGCACCGGCTGCTTCATGCTGATGAACATCGGCGACGAGATAAAATATTCTAAGAACGGGCTCGTCACGACGATCGCCTGGGGCCTTGAGGAGGGCAAAGTCTCCTACGCCCTCGAAGGCTCGATCTTCGTCGCCGGCGCGGCGATCCAATGGCTCCGC
The window above is part of the Cloacibacillus evryensis DSM 19522 genome. Proteins encoded here:
- a CDS encoding LysR family transcriptional regulator; the encoded protein is MDINRYIYISAVAALQNLTKAAEELHISQPALTKAIRRTEEETGVQLFERRSNSLRLTYAGERFLNGAKNLIEAKNMLDREMLQIASGQRGKISLGIHPEIAASWLPKMLPEFAVRYPDIEIEIIEATSEHFAAKILDGTMDFCIYTLPVYSDELDYEILGETPILLVSSETHPFAKDIALAENSPNKPFLLDPQRMNGERFLTITKGRGMQYVGKQIFEKHGIKVNVVLRLESSNAVSQLAASGFGMCFATFKTCEELKMKADLNPVFYTLDNPVYTRKTMIAYKKGCRLSLPARTMIEMVKRAGRQRPQRIINVDRGEKSAI
- the dut gene encoding dUTP diphosphatase, with protein sequence MEKISVKVKAADGVSLPAYATPGSSGMDIRANEAAVIKAGERGCVGTGLYLEMPEGCEAQVRPRSGLALKHGVTVLNTPGTIDSDYRGEIRVILANFGKEDFTIEPGDRIAQIVFAAVTRAELEAAPELGETERAAGGFGSTGKK
- a CDS encoding ABC transporter substrate-binding protein; the protein is MMKGKSAVFFVSLLVLAMFMAVSAASAGDAPVYGGKLKTTINSDPPSLDPIFESSEPGQIPAAHIFETAVAADAKGAIYPCVCTYTVKDKGQTVELAVRKGVKFQNNKEVTIKDVEASAVRWLANVNAAKTQVAANLKEMRVAGDKLVFTFSKPTPLALTFMSSWDRGLYIMPKNICEKYASAQVENKDLIGTGPYQFKDHQSGRFITLKKFAGYVPFETKASGLAGTKHGYTDEILFYPVSDKTARITGVQTGEYHIGLGVPSNMLEVLKKDPKLKVETVDLGIMPCAMFNCKKGRATDVNLRNAILACLDMNELMLAAQGDKSLYYLNPGLMPKSSRWWTSESLGKYNKPDLKKAAEYLKASSYDGKPLVFITTKANDYFYKTALLIQQMVKPAGIKIDLQVYDNPTLQQYRTQHDKYDIFSAGLTAKLDPTLISIMDDTWCGAYASPKKSKYAAILQNEGDFKVRYKAWKDLTKVFYEELPFITYGERRVAIVARSNVHGMFTTTTKYYWNTWLDQK
- the rpsO gene encoding 30S ribosomal protein S15 — protein: MIEKEKKQSIIEEYKTHDADTGSTEVQVAVLTARIRELTAHMKEHKKDFHSRRGLLIMVGKRRKLLQYLKKKDFMRYQTLIQRLGLRH
- the glpK gene encoding glycerol kinase GlpK, producing MAKYIMALDAGTTSNRCILFNEKGEICSVAQKEFTQYYPQASWVEHDANEIWATQLGVAIEAMAKIGARSTDIAAIGITNQRETTVVWDKNTGEPVCHAIVWQCRRTSEYCDNLKEKGLGDVFREKTGLVIDAYFSGTKLRWILENVPGARERAEKGELLFGTIDTWLIWKLSGGKIHVTDYSNASRTLLYNIRELKWDDEILAELNIPKCMLPEVRPSSAVYGETDEALFGAPVKIAGAAGDQQAALFGQACFTPGEAKNTYGTGCFMLMNIGDEIKYSKNGLVTTIAWGLEEGKVSYALEGSIFVAGAAIQWLRDELKIVDTSPDSEYYAAKVADTNGVYVVPAFVGLGAPYWDQYARGTIVGLTRGANKSHLIRATLESLAYQTYDVLKAMEEDSGISLAALKVDGGACKNNFLMQFQSDVIQAPVRRPMCVETTAMGAAYLAGLAVGYWKTKDDVLSNWAIDNEFKPEMCPEKADKLISGWKKAVKCSFGWAKD
- a CDS encoding polyribonucleotide nucleotidyltransferase; the protein is MKQTFELDLYGKKMSFEVGRLAKQANAALLAKHGDTALLVTTVLAEKAREGLDFFPLLVDYEERYYSAGKVPGGFIKREGRPSETAILSGRMIDRSIRSLFPEWMRNDVHVVATVMSVDQKNPANILGINGASLALAISDIPWDGPIGAVRIGCVNGELVVNPDEADIANSTLDLVVAGHRGGITMVEAGAKEVSEDLLVDAMELANEAVRKIVDFIDGVVAEIGKPKAQLPAPAVIEEIDDWVKENLTDEIYEAVQINQKQARGAAIAAAQQKAEDRFAESYPDSAKYIASLMDEMVKKAVRKLLVVDRKRADGRAMDELRPITCEIDILPMTHGSALFTRGETQSLGVTTLGMIGLDDQMMDGLKLDEPSKRFILHYNFPPYSVGEVRPMRGPGRREIGHGALAERSLRAVFPDDESFPYVVRQVSDILESNGSSSMASVCSGSLSMMAAGVPVKKAVAGIAMGLIADAGQVCILTDIQGLEDHYGDMDFKVAGTRDGVTALQMDNKAGGITRGILTEALSQAKKGRFQILDIMDAAIAAPRPELSPTAPKIVTFNIDPEKIRDVIGSGGKTIRGIVQQTGAKVDVEDSGRVSVAAVNDDAAQMAVKIIKDIVREVEAGETFVGTVTRMLSFGVFIEVLPGKEGLLHVSEISNYRVPTLEDAFEIGDRVLVTVKEIDDMHRVNLSRKRILDKLDELALDPEFAEQVPVEKEREERYSQFPKGGGERRDGGGRDRGDRDRGDRDRGDRRHDRPRGDGDGQGRPARRFERDRKN